In one Streptomyces sp. T12 genomic region, the following are encoded:
- a CDS encoding BTAD domain-containing putative transcriptional regulator produces MGPAFGVLGPVAAWDGEGNAIALKGPRHRSVLARLIVARGRVVPVSRLVGDLWPDDPPADAVGAVRTFVAALRRALEPDRPPRSPARLLVTDGPGYALRAATDTVDAWRFERTVAAATLPTEDTTVRLEEALGWWRGPAYTEFADQPWARAESRRLAELRLHAVELRAEALLALGLADRAAADLRAHSAEHPRRENAWRLLALALYRTGRQADALDVLRRARALLAEQLGIDPGPGLRSLEADILHQADHLGQTLDHPAGRVWERVTAAYHRTVAPDARARLVSTAGLLRNLAVTGGSGLPAAREHRVAAIAAAEELGDPELTARVIGAYDVPAIWTRLDDPEQTARVVAAAERTLTALPAEGHQPAKARLLATIAVESRGTPLSRGPQAARQAEEIARRLDDPALLAFALNAAFMQCFERTGLAPRRDGIGAELVARSARHGLATFEILGHLVRLQARSALGDFTAADGHAAAADALAVRHEAPLVGVFTGWYAALRLDVTGRAPAAEVEAAYQGAATLLDGAGMPGLSHGLLPLALLCLRVRHDLPLRFDAHTDWGPYAPWAHPLLLLDQGHRPDAADALRATPDPPRDLLQEALWCLTARAALTLGDRHAMARAHTALTPAAHELAGAASGLLTLGPVSAHLADLADALGRTRERFDETRRRTGE; encoded by the coding sequence ATGGGACCTGCCTTCGGCGTACTCGGGCCCGTGGCCGCCTGGGACGGGGAAGGGAACGCGATCGCCCTGAAAGGTCCGAGACACCGCTCGGTCCTGGCCCGGCTGATCGTCGCCCGCGGCCGCGTCGTGCCGGTCTCCCGCCTGGTCGGGGACCTCTGGCCGGACGACCCGCCCGCCGACGCCGTGGGCGCCGTACGCACCTTCGTCGCCGCGCTGCGCCGCGCCCTCGAACCCGACCGCCCGCCCCGCAGCCCGGCCCGGCTGCTCGTCACCGACGGCCCGGGCTACGCCCTGCGCGCGGCGACGGACACGGTGGACGCCTGGCGCTTCGAGCGGACGGTCGCCGCCGCGACGCTGCCGACCGAGGACACGACCGTACGGCTGGAGGAGGCGCTCGGCTGGTGGCGCGGTCCGGCCTACACGGAGTTCGCCGACCAGCCGTGGGCCCGGGCCGAGAGCCGCCGCCTGGCCGAGCTGCGCCTGCACGCCGTGGAGCTGCGCGCCGAGGCCTTGCTGGCACTCGGCCTCGCCGACCGGGCGGCCGCGGATCTTCGGGCGCACTCGGCCGAGCACCCCCGGCGGGAGAACGCCTGGCGCCTGCTGGCCCTGGCGCTGTACCGCACGGGCCGGCAGGCCGACGCGCTCGACGTGCTGCGCCGGGCCCGCGCGCTGCTGGCCGAGCAGTTGGGCATCGACCCGGGCCCCGGCCTGCGCTCCTTGGAGGCGGACATCCTGCACCAGGCCGACCACCTCGGCCAGACGCTCGACCACCCCGCCGGCCGGGTCTGGGAGCGGGTCACCGCCGCCTACCACCGCACCGTCGCCCCCGACGCCCGGGCCCGCCTGGTGTCCACGGCCGGCCTGCTGCGCAACCTCGCCGTCACCGGAGGCAGCGGACTGCCGGCCGCCCGCGAGCACCGGGTGGCGGCGATCGCGGCCGCCGAGGAACTGGGCGACCCCGAACTGACCGCCCGGGTGATCGGCGCCTACGACGTGCCCGCGATCTGGACCCGCCTCGACGACCCGGAACAGACTGCACGCGTGGTCGCGGCCGCCGAGCGCACCCTCACCGCCCTGCCGGCCGAAGGCCATCAGCCGGCCAAGGCCCGTCTGCTGGCCACCATCGCCGTGGAGTCGCGTGGCACCCCGCTCTCCCGTGGCCCGCAAGCCGCCCGCCAGGCCGAGGAGATCGCCCGACGGCTGGACGATCCGGCGCTGCTGGCGTTCGCCCTCAACGCCGCCTTCATGCAGTGCTTCGAACGCACCGGGCTGGCGCCGCGCCGGGACGGGATCGGTGCGGAACTGGTCGCACGCTCCGCCCGGCACGGCCTGGCCACGTTCGAGATCCTCGGCCACCTCGTCCGGCTGCAGGCCCGCAGCGCGCTGGGGGACTTCACCGCGGCCGACGGCCACGCGGCCGCCGCGGACGCGCTGGCCGTCCGTCACGAGGCGCCGCTGGTGGGCGTGTTCACCGGGTGGTACGCCGCACTGCGGCTCGACGTCACCGGCCGGGCACCGGCGGCGGAGGTGGAGGCGGCCTACCAGGGCGCGGCCACCCTGCTGGACGGCGCGGGCATGCCGGGCCTCTCCCACGGCCTGCTGCCGCTCGCGCTGCTGTGCCTGCGCGTGCGCCACGACCTGCCCCTCCGCTTCGACGCACACACGGACTGGGGCCCCTACGCCCCTTGGGCGCACCCCCTGCTCCTCCTCGACCAGGGCCACCGCCCCGACGCCGCCGACGCCCTCCGTGCGACGCCCGACCCACCCCGCGACCTCCTCCAGGAGGCCCTGTGGTGCCTCACCGCCCGAGCGGCGCTGACCCTCGGCGACCGGCACGCCATGGCACGCGCCCACACCGCCCTCACCCCGGCGGCGCACGAACTGGCCGGCGCCGCCAGCGGCCTGCTCACGCTGGGCCCGGTCTCGGCACACCTGGCCGACCTGGCCGACGCCCTTGGTCGCACGCGTGAACGGTTTGACGAAACTCGTCGTCGTACAGGTGAATGA
- a CDS encoding alpha/beta fold hydrolase yields the protein MTPGIAGFDHHRVPVADGVSLHTAVGGSGTPVVLLHGFPQTHLMWRHVAADLAADHTVICPDLRGYGASDKPAETDGTGYAKRTMAADIVALARGLGYERFALAGHDRGALVAFRAALDHPDTVTHLACLDVLPTLDMWEVMHGVTAAVGFHLYLMAQPPGLPERMISAAPDAFFGHFLDLWTTDPGAVPAEVRAAYLAACRAAVPSIVADYRASAGVDIEHDRADRAAGNRLRMPVSVLQQDWGAALGFDAAALWRAWAPDLRHTTVTCGHFMAEEAPADIAEALRDLLAR from the coding sequence ATGACACCAGGCATCGCCGGCTTCGATCACCACCGCGTCCCCGTCGCCGACGGGGTGTCCCTGCACACGGCCGTCGGCGGCTCCGGTACGCCCGTCGTCCTGCTGCACGGCTTCCCGCAGACCCACCTCATGTGGCGCCATGTGGCCGCCGACCTCGCCGCCGACCACACCGTGATCTGCCCCGACCTGCGCGGTTACGGCGCCAGCGACAAGCCCGCGGAGACCGACGGCACCGGCTACGCCAAGCGCACCATGGCCGCGGACATCGTGGCCCTGGCCCGCGGACTCGGGTACGAGCGCTTCGCGTTGGCCGGGCACGACCGTGGCGCCCTGGTGGCCTTCCGTGCCGCGCTCGACCACCCCGACACGGTCACCCACCTGGCGTGCCTCGACGTGCTGCCGACCCTGGACATGTGGGAGGTGATGCACGGCGTCACCGCCGCCGTCGGCTTCCACCTCTATCTGATGGCCCAGCCGCCCGGCCTGCCCGAGCGCATGATCAGCGCCGCCCCGGACGCCTTCTTCGGCCATTTCCTCGACCTCTGGACGACCGATCCGGGGGCCGTACCGGCCGAGGTCCGCGCCGCCTACCTGGCTGCCTGCCGAGCGGCCGTGCCCTCGATCGTCGCCGACTACCGGGCCTCCGCCGGCGTCGACATCGAGCACGACCGCGCCGACCGGGCTGCCGGAAACCGGCTGCGGATGCCGGTCAGTGTGCTCCAGCAGGACTGGGGGGCGGCCCTCGGCTTCGACGCCGCCGCGCTGTGGCGGGCCTGGGCGCCCGACCTGCGGCACACCACCGTCACCTGCGGCCACTTCATGGCCGAGGAGGCGCCCGCCGACATCGCCGAAGCACTACGGGACCTGCTCGCCCGCTGA
- a CDS encoding TauD/TfdA family dioxygenase — MTTDRATADGMEQVTGIEVKPVAGHIGAEITGVDLAGELDDAAVAAIRAAVLRWKVVFFRGQRLDHAGHVAFARRFGEPVVLRKRGSASPADFPEVETTADRLELGGKFGMEHDEWLQRRRHTLLRGWHCDHGARIDPPAATILRAETVPPYGGDTTWSNLAAAYAGLSGPVREFVAGLRVEHRLGVGYQPRPGDDAYVRHLLDHQVASLHPLVRVHPETGERVLYVNGYYVEQIADVSRAESRAILDMLLEQAVRPEYTVRFRWEPGSVAFWDNRATIHLAPSDNAHLDFPRTMHRVMLAGDVPVGVDGKPSEPITGTEPRRW, encoded by the coding sequence ATGACGACGGACAGGGCCACAGCGGACGGGATGGAGCAGGTCACGGGGATCGAGGTGAAACCGGTCGCCGGACACATCGGGGCGGAGATCACGGGCGTCGATCTGGCCGGAGAGCTCGACGACGCCGCGGTCGCCGCGATCCGGGCGGCGGTGCTGCGCTGGAAGGTGGTGTTCTTCCGCGGGCAGCGGCTGGACCACGCCGGGCATGTGGCGTTCGCGCGCCGGTTCGGCGAACCGGTCGTCCTGCGCAAGCGGGGGAGTGCCTCGCCGGCGGACTTCCCCGAGGTCGAGACGACCGCCGACCGACTGGAGCTGGGCGGGAAGTTCGGCATGGAGCACGACGAGTGGCTGCAACGCCGCCGCCACACCCTGCTGCGCGGCTGGCACTGCGACCACGGCGCCCGCATCGACCCGCCCGCCGCGACGATCCTGCGCGCCGAGACCGTACCGCCGTACGGCGGCGACACGACCTGGTCGAACCTCGCTGCCGCGTACGCCGGACTCTCCGGCCCGGTCAGGGAGTTCGTGGCCGGTCTGCGCGTCGAGCACCGCCTCGGTGTCGGCTACCAGCCGCGGCCCGGCGACGACGCCTACGTCCGCCATCTGCTGGACCATCAGGTGGCCTCGCTGCATCCGCTGGTGCGCGTCCACCCGGAGACGGGGGAACGGGTGCTGTACGTCAACGGCTACTACGTCGAGCAGATCGCCGACGTCTCGCGGGCCGAGAGCCGGGCGATCCTCGACATGCTGCTGGAGCAGGCGGTACGGCCCGAGTACACGGTCCGCTTCCGCTGGGAACCCGGCAGCGTGGCCTTCTGGGACAACCGGGCCACCATCCACCTCGCCCCGAGCGACAACGCCCACCTCGACTTCCCCCGCACCATGCACCGGGTGATGCTCGCCGGTGACGTGCCGGTCGGGGTGGACGGCAAACCTTCGGAGCCGATCACCGGGACCGAACCGAGGCGCTGGTAG